From a single Triplophysa rosa linkage group LG1, Trosa_1v2, whole genome shotgun sequence genomic region:
- the naa40 gene encoding N-alpha-acetyltransferase 40, with product MGRKSNRAKEKKQRRLEERAAMDAVCAKVVAANKLEDPFSAFPVFKKYDRNGLNLEIECKRVAALSPETVEWAYNLTRANMQTLYEQSEWGWKEREKRDEMKDERAWYLLARDADSSPVAFSHFRFDVECGDEVLYCYEVQLESRLRRKGLGKFLIQILQLIANSTQMKKVMLTVFKHNHGAYQFFREALHFEIDETSPSMSGCCGDDCTYEILSRRTKYGEASGHAHGGGHCGGCCH from the exons ATGGGG AGAAAGTCAAACAGAGCAAAGGAGAAAAAGCAGAGGCGGCTTGAAGAAAGGGCAGCTATGGATGCAGTGTGTGCCAAGGTGGTTGCAGCCAATAAG CTTGAAGACCCTTTTTCTGCCTTTCCGGTGTTCAAAAAGTATGACAGAAATGG GTTAAATCTGGAGATTGAGTGTAAACGGGTAGCTGCATTGAGTCCAGAAACAGTGGAGTGGGCCTATAATTTGACTAGAGCCAACATGCAGACGCT ATATGAACAGAGTGAGTGGGGATGGAAGGAGAGGGAGAAAAGGGATGAGATGAAGGATGAGAGGGCTTGGTATCTCCTGGCCCGTGACGCTGATTCTTCACCTGTAGCGTTTTCCCACTTCCGATTTGATGTAGAGTGTGGAGATGAAGTTTTGTATTG CTATGAGGTTCAATTAGAGAGTAGACTCCGACGGAAAGGCCTGGGGAAATTCCTCATCCAGATCCTTCAGCTTATCGCAAACAG CACACAAATGAAAAAGGTCATGCTGACAGTATTTAAACACAATCATGGGGCTTACCAGTTCTTCCGGGAGGCTTTACA TTTCGAGATTGATGAAACTTCACCCAGCATGTCCGGTTGCTGTGGAGACGACTGCACCTATGAGATCCTGAGCCGAAGAACAAAATATGGTGAGGCTTCGGGGCACGCACATGGAGGCGGCCACTGCGGAGGCTGCTGCCATTAA
- the b3gat3 gene encoding galactosylgalactosylxylosylprotein 3-beta-glucuronosyltransferase 3, with protein sequence MRVRLKLKTVFVFYFMVSLLGLMYALMQLGQRCDCRDHGVSKDQQISQLRGELQKLQEHIKTSELSKISKPDVPAIYVITPTYARLVQKAELSRLSHTFLHVPRLHWIVVEDAAQPTPLVTDFLAASGLTYTHLHKLTPKDKKLQENDPSWLKPRGVEQRNEGLRWLREMGAAAEGKEAAALEEAVVYFADDDNTYSLQLFEEMRYTHRVSVWPVGLVGGMKFESPVVQDGRVVRFHTGWRPNRPFPMDMAGFAVSLRLILSNPEACFDGDAQMGFLESSFLQHLVTMDDLEPKADLCTKVLVWHTRTEKPKMKREDALQKQGLGSDPDVEV encoded by the exons ATGAGAGTGAGACTGAAGCTGAAGACTGTGTTTGTCTTCTATTTCATGGTGTCCCTGCTAGGACTCATGTATGCGCTAATGCAGCTCG GTCAGCGCTGTGACTGCAGAGATCATGGCGTGTCTAAAGATCAGCAGATCTCTCAACTCAGAGGGGAGCTGCAGAAGCTACAAGAACACATAAAAACTTCAGAACTGTCAAAAATCTCTAAGCCTGATGTGCCCGCAATTTATGTGATAACACCAACATATGCAAG ACTGGTGCAGAAGGCCGAGCTCAGTCGTTTGTCTCACACCTTCCTCCACGTTCCTCGATTACACTGGATCGTGGTGGAGGACGCTGCACAGCCAACTCCACTTGTCACAGACTTCCTAGCTGCGTCTGGCTTGACCTACACCCACTTACACAAGCTTACCCCCAAAGACAAGAAGCTTCAGGAGAATGATCCCAGCTGGCTGAAGCCCCGGGGTGTTGAGCAGAGAAATGAGGGTCTGCGCTGGCTCAGGGAGATGGGTGCTGCTGCAGAGGGAAAAGAGGCAGCCGCTCTTGAAGAGGCTGTGGTGTACTTTGCTGATGACGACAACACTTACAGCCTGCAGCTTTTTGAAGAG ATGCGATACACACACCGTGTCTCTGTGTGGCCTGTGGGACTAGTGGGAGGGATGAAGTTTGAGAGCCCGGTGGTTCAGGATGGAAGGGTTGTGCGCTTCCACACTGGCTGGCGCCCCAATCGGCCTTTCCCCATGGACATGGCTGGTTTTGCAGTATCCCTAAGGCTGATTCTGTCTAATCCTGAAGCATGTTTTGATGGTGATGCTCAGATGGGCTTCTTGGAAAGCAGCTTCCTTCAGCATTTGGTTACTATGGACGACCTTGAACCAAAAGCAGACCTGTGTACCAAG GTGCTGGTGTGGCACACCCGAACTGAGAAACCAAAGATGAAACGGGAAGACGCACTGCAGAAACAAGGGTTGGGTTCAGATCCTGATGTGGAGGTGTGA